The Deltaproteobacteria bacterium genome has a segment encoding these proteins:
- a CDS encoding HDIG domain-containing protein translates to MIPTRKKCLELISQHHMLPHIVRHSKLVTEIALLIGRKLNSCGQRLDLSLVEAGALLHDIMKTMSIQTKEDHAQTGGELLNSLGYPAVASIVRQHIRVDKRSFEPDGVVSEEELVNYADKRVKHEELVEIEERFQDIQERYANKFPALQASLEEVQLETQLLEQKIFSKLDISPKDLGALLAKSKI, encoded by the coding sequence TTGATACCAACAAGGAAAAAGTGTCTTGAGCTGATCTCTCAACACCATATGTTGCCGCATATTGTGCGGCACAGCAAGCTGGTGACAGAAATAGCTTTGCTTATCGGCCGCAAGTTGAACAGTTGTGGCCAGCGCCTTGACCTTTCGCTGGTGGAGGCAGGGGCACTGCTCCATGACATCATGAAAACCATGTCAATCCAGACCAAGGAAGACCACGCTCAAACCGGAGGTGAACTGCTCAACTCCTTGGGTTATCCTGCGGTAGCCAGTATCGTGCGACAGCACATCCGTGTGGATAAGAGATCTTTTGAGCCCGATGGTGTGGTAAGTGAGGAAGAACTGGTCAACTATGCTGATAAGCGGGTCAAGCACGAAGAGCTGGTAGAGATAGAGGAGCGGTTTCAGGACATACAAGAAAGATATGCCAACAAGTTCCCGGCTCTTCAGGCGAGCTTGGAAGAAGTTCAACTCGAAACCCAATTGCTGGAACAGAAGATATTCTCAAAGCTGGATATCTCCCCGAAAGACCTCGGTGCCCTTCTTGCCAAGTCCAAAATTTAG
- a CDS encoding HlyC/CorC family transporter codes for MLLEFVLLLICILGSSLASGSETALVSASRTRLQHLASEGVHSANRALALLENKERILVVTLIATNVLNITGGAIATVTLQRWVGPFGPIMATLVMTSVLLVLSEIVPKAYFRHHAEQALVKSAMTWTILSRMLTPITFPIHLFTNILFRIFRSEPKSVYMTRDEIKLVIEESVESGGLQEDQQEMLESTLNYATTIVREVMVPISEVALLSETARTDEFLALVQDQGHTRIPVYRDRVDQLVGLVNVFDVLYDEQRKVFIRTYMRPTRLVPDTKQIDQLFVEMQRGRESLAAVVSEFGACVGIVTLEDIMEEIFGELADEHEDATPQIQKKGLGHFRVSGKADIDDLREETAIVIPKKGFETVGGYVLHRLGRIPRKGDSFTHGDLTVQVLEADRYSVKTVEIIRKDSIDTNKEKVS; via the coding sequence ATGCTGCTTGAGTTTGTTTTGCTGCTGATCTGTATTCTGGGCTCAAGCCTTGCCTCAGGCTCTGAAACGGCGCTGGTTTCGGCAAGCCGAACACGCCTGCAGCATCTTGCCTCCGAGGGCGTGCACAGCGCCAATCGTGCCCTTGCGCTCCTTGAAAACAAGGAACGAATTCTGGTGGTGACCCTCATTGCAACAAACGTTCTTAACATCACAGGCGGAGCAATTGCTACTGTGACATTGCAAAGGTGGGTTGGGCCCTTTGGCCCCATTATGGCCACCCTGGTAATGACATCCGTCCTACTGGTTCTTAGCGAAATCGTCCCAAAGGCCTATTTCCGGCATCACGCCGAGCAGGCATTGGTGAAGTCCGCCATGACCTGGACAATCCTATCCAGGATGTTGACCCCCATCACTTTCCCCATCCACCTCTTCACCAATATCCTTTTCCGTATTTTTCGAAGCGAGCCAAAAAGCGTTTATATGACACGGGATGAGATCAAGCTGGTAATAGAGGAATCGGTCGAAAGCGGGGGGCTCCAGGAGGACCAGCAGGAGATGCTGGAATCTACCCTTAATTATGCCACTACCATTGTTCGTGAGGTCATGGTGCCCATATCTGAAGTGGCCCTGCTTTCGGAAACGGCCCGGACCGATGAATTTCTTGCCCTGGTGCAAGATCAGGGCCACACACGTATCCCGGTTTACCGGGACCGCGTCGATCAGCTCGTGGGCCTGGTGAACGTCTTTGATGTCCTTTACGATGAGCAAAGGAAGGTTTTCATCCGCACTTACATGAGGCCGACCCGCCTGGTCCCTGACACTAAACAGATTGATCAGCTTTTTGTTGAAATGCAACGAGGGCGTGAAAGCCTTGCTGCGGTTGTGAGCGAGTTCGGTGCGTGTGTCGGAATTGTGACACTCGAAGACATCATGGAGGAGATCTTTGGTGAGCTTGCGGACGAACATGAAGACGCTACACCGCAGATCCAGAAAAAAGGGCTTGGACATTTTCGTGTGAGCGGTAAGGCAGACATTGACGACCTCAGGGAAGAGACGGCTATTGTCATTCCCAAGAAGGGTTTTGAAACCGTTGGCGGCTATGTTCTCCACAGGCTGGGCCGGATTCCCCGGAAAGGGGACTCCTTTACTCACGGGGATCTCACCGTGCAAGTCCTTGAGGCAGACCGCTACAGTGTCAAAACCGTAGAGATCATCAGGAAGGATTCCATTGATACCAACAAGGAAAAAGTGTCTTGA
- a CDS encoding HlyC/CorC family transporter, translated as MSATILQLALLAFLLVCSGCFSATETALFCLNRIERRRLGQDKSRRSQLIVRALRRPRELLSTILFGNTLINVATAAVATLLFARLIPRHGLIVAIIVDSLLVLFIGEIIPKTVAVSQARPFALSAVTPLHAFSKVSRPFVAVFDLLARTILRVLKVPEEARGGLSPSELEVLFDEAGRKKTISSQEQRIARNIMRFSGTTAEEIMTPRVDIVAATLDISRDKMEHLMIEARHSRIPICEQSVDYIVGFVSTKEFFLNPDREIRKLLKPVAIFPEGARIHRIFRHMQKNLIHMAVIVNEYGISSGIVTMEDLVEEIVGEIYDEYEKAEELIRPLGPDEWFVLCRAPIEQVNEVCGLALPEGESVTLNGYLCDEFGEIPAQGRTLERNGAHFTVVESKRRRIVSCRIKRIHVEVSENAA; from the coding sequence GCAACGGAAACAGCGCTCTTTTGCCTGAATCGCATCGAACGGCGCCGTCTAGGACAGGACAAATCCCGCCGCTCGCAACTCATTGTCCGGGCCTTGCGTCGGCCTCGAGAATTGCTTTCAACCATCCTTTTTGGAAACACCCTGATCAATGTGGCCACGGCTGCAGTCGCAACGCTCCTCTTTGCACGGCTGATTCCGAGACACGGTCTCATTGTGGCCATCATTGTTGACTCTCTTCTCGTTCTTTTCATCGGGGAAATCATTCCAAAAACAGTCGCTGTAAGCCAGGCAAGACCTTTTGCCCTTAGTGCCGTCACGCCGCTTCATGCTTTTTCAAAGGTATCCCGTCCCTTTGTTGCAGTATTTGACCTTCTGGCTCGCACGATCTTGCGGGTTCTCAAGGTGCCGGAAGAAGCAAGGGGAGGGCTCAGTCCGTCGGAACTCGAGGTGCTGTTTGACGAAGCAGGCCGCAAGAAAACGATTAGCTCGCAGGAGCAGCGCATCGCGCGAAATATTATGCGTTTCTCTGGAACCACTGCCGAGGAGATTATGACTCCCCGTGTGGATATCGTGGCTGCCACATTGGATATCTCCCGTGACAAGATGGAACACCTGATGATTGAGGCGCGTCATTCCCGGATACCGATCTGCGAACAGAGCGTTGACTACATCGTCGGTTTTGTTAGCACCAAGGAGTTTTTTCTCAATCCCGACCGTGAAATCCGAAAACTCCTCAAACCCGTAGCCATCTTCCCGGAAGGCGCCAGGATACACCGGATCTTCAGGCACATGCAGAAAAACCTCATCCACATGGCAGTCATCGTCAACGAATACGGGATATCCTCGGGTATAGTAACCATGGAAGACCTCGTTGAGGAGATCGTGGGCGAGATCTATGACGAATACGAGAAAGCAGAAGAACTCATCCGCCCCCTTGGACCGGATGAGTGGTTTGTCCTCTGCCGAGCGCCCATTGAACAAGTCAATGAGGTTTGCGGGTTGGCCCTTCCAGAGGGAGAATCCGTCACCTTAAACGGGTATCTGTGTGATGAGTTTGGAGAGATTCCAGCCCAGGGCCGGACCCTTGAGAGAAACGGCGCTCACTTTACTGTCGTGGAATCAAAACGAAGACGGATCGTGAGCTGTCGCATAAAACGAATCCACGTGGAGGTCTCAGAAAATGCTGCTTGA